The following proteins are encoded in a genomic region of Bombus pyrosoma isolate SC7728 linkage group LG1, ASM1482585v1, whole genome shotgun sequence:
- the LOC122569572 gene encoding WD repeat-containing protein 7 isoform X1: protein MTAGTSLVVPIVLWGRIAPTHCVSCIYLSRDQKTLVTGCYDGQICLWQVDPETLKMSPRCLLVGHTAPIMCLSRASVIMEQNYIVSSSESGEMCTWDLVDGKCREAVKLTSVHTQMLPYVSAGGEDVRLFCSGYYPEVLVMDPFSLEVLFTLSSRVNPDWISALHVLRPAKRKGRFYVHTNDVVLALTTTGTVKVWTLLGHENRNSEPLYEHESKQIRCLNALAMTCCPYNQRTVLIVCSKHWQIYDAGDFSLLCSITAPCGERWMAGDFLSADRVILWSDEGRGYLYKLPAKVLVHLDSKLKGKALSSSVADNKNFHTAGVEYDQPYLYCTLTQPGVKPLSCPPAMRLVTVQKQSKTLKYLLRGDSGGVVLWTVPEVTSQQLAQICQNDRSTPLSLPPAVKTSITTAWEEMKPSPVGILDQLDSGDGHGIKLTASIYLPQQSRLVVGREDGSIIIVPATQTVMLQLLHGNHQQYDDWPPHQVLLGHSGRVNCLLYPHGAAPRYDRTHLVSGSVDFAVCLWDLYAGTLIHRFCVHAGEITQLMVPPDNCSPRIQKCVCSVASDHSVTLLSLAERKCVVLASRHLFPVVTIKWRPLDDFMIVGCSDGAVYVWQMETGHLDRVLHGIIAEEVLYACDENTIAASGGSATGGELGLANPAVHFFRGLRHRNLSAIRHATQRGLHQLQQLHGGQGVDHGNQIKTKGTPLMIQGFRSNPKDPESHILFFDIEALIVQLLNDEYGAMSPGSLEAQGLISASEYQKVAALTQSASPDAHKKIADFFGRVKDKAGDVERILKEKDRHGILAKMKEGAENVHTKIQAKVESVGLKPSTLDGKGDNWNNNEIAKNNLKRNGAFSEPNATMEVAQLILSLLHAWGIDPDLDRVCEGKLGLLRPMVPVSFGVLSKGGYMSLLLPTWQMQLEPIGEPTTQLEQRLPAELVRQERLTRAFTARAHWELSTTLTSNHLLAVVALANTLMSMNNATFVPEQERNRKMHRPGNRSTVNWNKAEEENEEIYTAQQAQIKQGWSLLATLHCVLLPDKIVSQGGVRTFKRPQVEMMARRWQHQCLEIREAAQALLLAELGRMGPKGRKTLVDSWSQYLPMYSTQEPIAPQTQNQSPPAPGSPIPPSESHTEEEDEEEELAEAEINVARKPSSVAELKRKQTTAVVLLGVIGAEFGQDVTTTNQKRDNEQRRKSSIVEGFGIGNNNLARHTSMALTHLLHAPHSPKLPLHTALRRAAIDLIGRGFTVWEPYLDVSKVLLGLLEMCCDADKLVPNMTYGLPLTPQADTCRTARHALTLIATARPAAFITTMAREVARYNTLQQNAQTLNVNMGASVLVRAKPEILRIVEQLIDKMQSEMSDLLVEVMDIILHCLDPGHLKTKPLNDVFPAVCRFNQVSHCPATRRIAVGSRNGQLALYELRGNVKCQTVPAHVASVTALAFSPEGKFLVSYSCTENKLCFWQQTSSGMFGLGNSQTRCVKSYSTAPINDVARLNPMRLARLIWINNRTVTLMLADGSETRFNV from the exons atgacaGCGGGCACAAGCTTAGTAGTACCCATAGTTTTATGGGGTCGCATAGCTCCAACTCATTGTGTTTCCTGTATCTATTTGTCTCGAGATCAAAAAACATTAGTAACAGGATGTTACGATGGTCAGATATGTTTGTGGCAAGTAGACCCTGAAACATTGAAg ATGAGTCCAAGATGTTTACTTGTTGGTCATACTGCTCCAATAATGTGCCTGAGTCGAGCAAGTGTTATTAtggaacaaaattatattgtcAGTAGCAgtgaaagtggagaaatgTGTACATGGGACTTAGTTGATGGAAAATGCAGGGAAGCTGTTAAGCTCACCAGTGTTCATACACAGATGTTGCCTTATGTCTCTGCTGGTGGAGAAGATGTTAGATTGTTTTGTTCGgg ATACTATCCTGAGGTTTTAGTAATGGACCCTTTTAGTTTGGAAGTTTTATTCACCTTAAGCTCCCGTGTTAATCCTGACTGGATCAGTGCTTTGCACGTTTTGCGGCCGGCCAAACGGAAAGGTCGGTTCTACGTGCATACAA ATGATGTTGTGCTGGCCTTAACGACGACTGGTACAGTCAAGGTGTGGACTCTTCTTGGACATGAGAATCGTAATAGTGAGCCTCTTTATGAACATGAAAGCAAACAAATACGATGTTTAAATGCACTTGCAATGACTTGTTGCCCATATAATCAGAGAACTGTATTAATTGTATGCTCTAAACATTGGCAG ATATATGATGCCGGTGATTTCTCCCTTCTATGTTCAATCACTGCACCTTGTGGCGAACGTTGGATGGCTGGAGACTTCTTATCTGCAGATAGAGTAATTCTGTGGAGTGACGAAGGTCGTGGTTATCTCTATAAACTACCAGCTAA GGTTCTGGTACATCTTGACAG CAAGTTGAAGGGCAAGGCTCTTAGCAG tAGCGTTGCAGAcaacaaaaattttcatacCGCCGGTGTTGAATATGATCAACCTTATCTCTACTGCACTTTGACGCAACCTGGAGTCAAG cCTCTATCATGCCCACCGGCAATGCGACTAGTTACAGTTCAAAAACAAAGTAAAACgttaaagtatttattacGTGGTGATAGTGGAGGAGTTGTTCTCTGGACAGTTCCAGAAGTAACGAGTCAACAATTAGCTCAAATTTGTCAAAATGACCGTTCAACTCCACTTTCACTACCACCAGCAGTAAAAACGAGTATTACAACTGCTTGGGAGGAAATGAAACCATCACCAGTTGGAATATTAGATCAATTAGACAGCGGAGATGGACATGGCATAAAATTAACAGCTAGTATATATTTACCGCAACAAAGTCGTTTAGTTGTCGGTCGTGAAGACGGCAGTATTATCATTGTTCCTGCAACACAAACAGTCATGCTTCAATTACTTCATGGCAATCATCAACAATATGATg ATTGGCCTCCTCATCAAGTATTGTTGGGTCACTCCGGCCGAGTGAACTGCCTTTTGTATCCACATGGAGCAGCACCACGTTATGATCGGACACATCTTGTTTCTGGATCTGTTGATTTTGCTGTATGTTTATGGGATCTTTATGCTGGTACACTCATTCATAGATTCTGCGTCCATGCAGGTGAAATTACACAATTAATGGTACCACCTGATAACTGTAGT CCTAGAATACAGAAGTGTGTTTGCAGTGTTGCATCAGATCATAGCGTTACTCTGTTATCATTAGCAGAAAGGAAATGTGTTGTTCTTGCTTCTCGGCACTTATTCCCAGTTGTTACGATAAAATGGAGACCATTGGATGACTTTATGATAGTTGGATGTTCAGACGGAGCTGTGTACGTATGGCAAATGGAAACCGGCCATCTAGATCGTGTATTGCATg GTATTATTGCAGAAGAGGTGCTCTATGCTTGCGATGAAAATACAATCGCTGCGTCTGGTGGATCTGCTACTGGTGGTGAACTAGGTTTAGCTAATCCTGCTGTACATTTTTTTAG aGGCTTGAGACATAGAAATCTGTCTGCTATAAGACACGCAACCCAAAGAGGATTGCATCAATTGCAACAACTTCATGGTGGACAAGGAGTTGATCATGGAAATCAAATAAAGACAAAAGGCACACCTTTAATGATTCAAGGTTTTAGGAGTAATCCTAAGGATCCAGAAAgccatattttattttttgacatAGAAGCATTAATAg TACAATTACTTAATGATGAATATGGAGCAATGTCACCTGGTTCTTTGGAAGCACAGGGTCTTATTTCAGCCTCTGAGTATCAAAAAGTTGCAGCGCTTACACAGTCTGCTAGTCCAGATGCTCATAAAAAGATTGCAG ACTTTTTCGGTCGCGTCAAGGATAAGGCAGGCGACGTTGAACGAATTTTAAAGGAGAAGGATCGCCACG GTATATTGGCTAAAATGAAGGAGGGCGCAGAGAACGTACATACTAAGATTCAGGCCAAGGTGGAAAGCGTTGGCCTCAAGCCGTCGACTCTCGACGGCAAAG gtgataattggaataataatgaaattgcgaaaaacaatttaaaacgaaatggAGCGTTTAGTGAACCAAATGCCACTATGGAAGTTGCTCAGCTTATATTAAGTTTATTACATGCTTGGGGTATTGATCCAGATTTAGATCGTGTTTGCGAAGGAAAGTTAGGCTTATTAAGACCTATGGTTCCTGTTTCATTTGGAGTATTGTCAAAAGGAG GTTACATGTCATTATTATTACCAACTTGGCAAATGCAATTGGAACCAATTGGCGAACCTACAACTCAATTAGAACAACGTTTACCAGCAGAATTAGTTAGACAAGAAAGACTTACCAGAGCATTCACAGCAAGGGCACATTGGGAGTTATCTACCACATTAACCAGCAATCATTTATTAGCAGTAGTAGCTTTAGCAAATACTTTAATGTCAATGAACAATGCCACTTTTGTACCTGAACAAGAACGAAATCGTAAAATGCATAG GCCTGGTAATAGATCTACAGTTAATTGGAATAAagcggaagaagaaaatgaagaaatttatacAGCGCAACAAGCACAGATTAAGCAAGGTTGGTCTCTCTTAGCAACATTACACTGTGTACTATTACCCGATAAAATAGTTTCACAAGGTGGTGTTAGGACTTTTAAACGGCCTCAAGTTGAAATGATGGCTCGCAGATGGCAACATCAATGTCTTGAG attcgCGAAGCTGCTCAAGCTTTATTACTTGCTGAATTAGGAAGAATGGGTCcaaaaggaaggaaaacaCTTGTAGATAGCTGGTCACAATATCTACCAATGTATAGCACTCAAGAACCTATTGCACCACAAACGCAAAATCAAAGTCCACCGGCTCCAGGTAGTCCAATTCCACCATCTGAATCACATACGGAGGAGGAAGATGAAGAGGAGGAACTGGCAGAAg CAGAAATAAATGTAGCTAGGAAACCATCGAGCGTGGCGGAATTAAAACGAAAGCAAACGACAGCAGTTGTATTATTAGGGGTAATAGGTGCAGAATTTGGGCAAGACGTTACTACCACAAATCAGAAAAGAGATAACGAACAAAGACGAAAGAGTTCAATTGTAGAAGGTTTTGGAAtaggaaataataatcttGCCAGGCATACTAGTATGGCACTCACGCACTTGTTACACGCACCTCACTCTCCGAAATTACCTTTACATACGGCATTGCGTAGAGCCGCAATTGATCTCATTGGTAGAGGTTTCACTGTTTGGGAACCGTATCTTGACGTATCGAAA GTATTATTGGGATTACTAGAAATGTGTTGCGATGCTGATAAATTGGTACCAAATATGACATATGGCCTTCCGCTTACACCTCAAGCTGATACCTGTCGTACAGCAAGACATGCTTTAACTTTAATAGCTACTGCTCGACCTGCAGCATTTATTACTACGATGGCACGAGAAGTAGCTAGATACAATACACTGCAACAAAATGCGCAaacattaaatgtaaatatggGTGCAAGTGTTTTGGTTAGGGCAAAACCAGAAATACTTAGGATTGTTGAacaattaattgataaaatgcAGAGTGAAATGAGCGATCTCTTAGTTGAG gTCATGGATATTATCTTACATTGTTTGGATCCAGGTCATCTTAAGACTAAACCATTGAATGATGTGTTTCCAGCAGTATGTAGATTTAATCAA GTAAGTCATTGCCCGGCAACACGCAGAATAGCAGTAGGTAGTCGCAATGGTCAGCTCGCTTTATATGAATTACGAGGCAATGTTAAGTGTCAAACAGTACCTGCGCATGTTGCATCTGTAACTGCATTAGCGTTTTCACCTGAAGGCAAGTTTCTGGTTAGTTATTCTTGTacggaaaataaattatgcttTTGGCAG CAAACAAGTAGTGGTATGTTCGGCCTAGGGAACTCTCAAACACGTTGTGTGAAATCATATAGCACTGCACCCATTAACGATGTAGCACGATTAAACCCTATGCGACTAGCTCGATTGATATGGATAAATAATCGAACAGTTACACTAATGCTTGCTGATGGATCAGAAACGCGATTCAATGTTTAA
- the LOC122569572 gene encoding WD repeat-containing protein 7 isoform X15, with protein MTAGTSLVVPIVLWGRIAPTHCVSCIYLSRDQKTLVTGCYDGQICLWQVDPETLKMSPRCLLVGHTAPIMCLSRASVIMEQNYIVSSSESGEMCTWDLVDGKCREAVKLTSVHTQMLPYVSAGGEDVRLFCSGYYPEVLVMDPFSLEVLFTLSSRVNPDWISALHVLRPAKRKGRFYVHTNDVVLALTTTGTVKVWTLLGHENRNSEPLYEHESKQIRCLNALAMTCCPYNQRTVLIVCSKHWQIYDAGDFSLLCSITAPCGERWMAGDFLSADRVILWSDEGRGYLYKLPAKVLVHLDSKLKGKALSSSVADNKNFHTAGVEYDQPYLYCTLTQPGVKPLSCPPAMRLVTVQKQSKTLKYLLRGDSGGVVLWTVPEVTSQQLAQICQNDRSTPLSLPPAVKTSITTAWEEMKPSPVGILDQLDSGDGHGIKLTASIYLPQQSRLVVGREDGSIIIVPATQTVMLQLLHGNHQQYDDWPPHQVLLGHSGRVNCLLYPHGAAPRYDRTHLVSGSVDFAVCLWDLYAGTLIHRFCVHAGEITQLMVPPDNCSPRIQKCVCSVASDHSVTLLSLAERKCVVLASRHLFPVVTIKWRPLDDFMIVGCSDGAVYVWQMETGHLDRVLHGIIAEEVLYACDENTIAASGGSATGGELGLANPAVHFFRGLRHRNLSAIRHATQRGLHQLQQLHGGQGVDHGNQIKTKGTPLMIQGFRSNPKDPESHILFFDIEALIVQLLNDEYGAMSPGSLEAQGLISASEYQKVAALTQSASPDAHKKIAGDNWNNNEIAKNNLKRNGAFSEPNATMEVAQLILSLLHAWGIDPDLDRVCEGKLGLLRPMVPVSFGVLSKGGYMSLLLPTWQMQLEPIGEPTTQLEQRLPAELVRQERLTRAFTARAHWELSTTLTSNHLLAVVALANTLMSMNNATFVPEQERNRKMHRPGNRSTVNWNKAEEENEEIYTAQQAQIKQGWSLLATLHCVLLPDKIVSQGGVRTFKRPQVEMMARRWQHQCLEIREAAQALLLAELGRMGPKGRKTLVDSWSQYLPMYSTQEPIAPQTQNQSPPAPGSPIPPSESHTEEEDEEEELAEAEINVARKPSSVAELKRKQTTAVVLLGVIGAEFGQDVTTTNQKRDNEQRRKSSIVEGFGIGNNNLARHTSMALTHLLHAPHSPKLPLHTALRRAAIDLIGRGFTVWEPYLDVSKVLLGLLEMCCDADKLVPNMTYGLPLTPQADTCRTARHALTLIATARPAAFITTMAREVARYNTLQQNAQTLNVNMGASVLVRAKPEILRIVEQLIDKMQSEMSDLLVEVMDIILHCLDPGHLKTKPLNDVFPAVCRFNQVSHCPATRRIAVGSRNGQLALYELRGNVKCQTVPAHVASVTALAFSPEGKFLVSYSCTENKLCFWQQTSSGMFGLGNSQTRCVKSYSTAPINDVARLNPMRLARLIWINNRTVTLMLADGSETRFNV; from the exons atgacaGCGGGCACAAGCTTAGTAGTACCCATAGTTTTATGGGGTCGCATAGCTCCAACTCATTGTGTTTCCTGTATCTATTTGTCTCGAGATCAAAAAACATTAGTAACAGGATGTTACGATGGTCAGATATGTTTGTGGCAAGTAGACCCTGAAACATTGAAg ATGAGTCCAAGATGTTTACTTGTTGGTCATACTGCTCCAATAATGTGCCTGAGTCGAGCAAGTGTTATTAtggaacaaaattatattgtcAGTAGCAgtgaaagtggagaaatgTGTACATGGGACTTAGTTGATGGAAAATGCAGGGAAGCTGTTAAGCTCACCAGTGTTCATACACAGATGTTGCCTTATGTCTCTGCTGGTGGAGAAGATGTTAGATTGTTTTGTTCGgg ATACTATCCTGAGGTTTTAGTAATGGACCCTTTTAGTTTGGAAGTTTTATTCACCTTAAGCTCCCGTGTTAATCCTGACTGGATCAGTGCTTTGCACGTTTTGCGGCCGGCCAAACGGAAAGGTCGGTTCTACGTGCATACAA ATGATGTTGTGCTGGCCTTAACGACGACTGGTACAGTCAAGGTGTGGACTCTTCTTGGACATGAGAATCGTAATAGTGAGCCTCTTTATGAACATGAAAGCAAACAAATACGATGTTTAAATGCACTTGCAATGACTTGTTGCCCATATAATCAGAGAACTGTATTAATTGTATGCTCTAAACATTGGCAG ATATATGATGCCGGTGATTTCTCCCTTCTATGTTCAATCACTGCACCTTGTGGCGAACGTTGGATGGCTGGAGACTTCTTATCTGCAGATAGAGTAATTCTGTGGAGTGACGAAGGTCGTGGTTATCTCTATAAACTACCAGCTAA GGTTCTGGTACATCTTGACAG CAAGTTGAAGGGCAAGGCTCTTAGCAG tAGCGTTGCAGAcaacaaaaattttcatacCGCCGGTGTTGAATATGATCAACCTTATCTCTACTGCACTTTGACGCAACCTGGAGTCAAG cCTCTATCATGCCCACCGGCAATGCGACTAGTTACAGTTCAAAAACAAAGTAAAACgttaaagtatttattacGTGGTGATAGTGGAGGAGTTGTTCTCTGGACAGTTCCAGAAGTAACGAGTCAACAATTAGCTCAAATTTGTCAAAATGACCGTTCAACTCCACTTTCACTACCACCAGCAGTAAAAACGAGTATTACAACTGCTTGGGAGGAAATGAAACCATCACCAGTTGGAATATTAGATCAATTAGACAGCGGAGATGGACATGGCATAAAATTAACAGCTAGTATATATTTACCGCAACAAAGTCGTTTAGTTGTCGGTCGTGAAGACGGCAGTATTATCATTGTTCCTGCAACACAAACAGTCATGCTTCAATTACTTCATGGCAATCATCAACAATATGATg ATTGGCCTCCTCATCAAGTATTGTTGGGTCACTCCGGCCGAGTGAACTGCCTTTTGTATCCACATGGAGCAGCACCACGTTATGATCGGACACATCTTGTTTCTGGATCTGTTGATTTTGCTGTATGTTTATGGGATCTTTATGCTGGTACACTCATTCATAGATTCTGCGTCCATGCAGGTGAAATTACACAATTAATGGTACCACCTGATAACTGTAGT CCTAGAATACAGAAGTGTGTTTGCAGTGTTGCATCAGATCATAGCGTTACTCTGTTATCATTAGCAGAAAGGAAATGTGTTGTTCTTGCTTCTCGGCACTTATTCCCAGTTGTTACGATAAAATGGAGACCATTGGATGACTTTATGATAGTTGGATGTTCAGACGGAGCTGTGTACGTATGGCAAATGGAAACCGGCCATCTAGATCGTGTATTGCATg GTATTATTGCAGAAGAGGTGCTCTATGCTTGCGATGAAAATACAATCGCTGCGTCTGGTGGATCTGCTACTGGTGGTGAACTAGGTTTAGCTAATCCTGCTGTACATTTTTTTAG aGGCTTGAGACATAGAAATCTGTCTGCTATAAGACACGCAACCCAAAGAGGATTGCATCAATTGCAACAACTTCATGGTGGACAAGGAGTTGATCATGGAAATCAAATAAAGACAAAAGGCACACCTTTAATGATTCAAGGTTTTAGGAGTAATCCTAAGGATCCAGAAAgccatattttattttttgacatAGAAGCATTAATAg TACAATTACTTAATGATGAATATGGAGCAATGTCACCTGGTTCTTTGGAAGCACAGGGTCTTATTTCAGCCTCTGAGTATCAAAAAGTTGCAGCGCTTACACAGTCTGCTAGTCCAGATGCTCATAAAAAGATTGCAG gtgataattggaataataatgaaattgcgaaaaacaatttaaaacgaaatggAGCGTTTAGTGAACCAAATGCCACTATGGAAGTTGCTCAGCTTATATTAAGTTTATTACATGCTTGGGGTATTGATCCAGATTTAGATCGTGTTTGCGAAGGAAAGTTAGGCTTATTAAGACCTATGGTTCCTGTTTCATTTGGAGTATTGTCAAAAGGAG GTTACATGTCATTATTATTACCAACTTGGCAAATGCAATTGGAACCAATTGGCGAACCTACAACTCAATTAGAACAACGTTTACCAGCAGAATTAGTTAGACAAGAAAGACTTACCAGAGCATTCACAGCAAGGGCACATTGGGAGTTATCTACCACATTAACCAGCAATCATTTATTAGCAGTAGTAGCTTTAGCAAATACTTTAATGTCAATGAACAATGCCACTTTTGTACCTGAACAAGAACGAAATCGTAAAATGCATAG GCCTGGTAATAGATCTACAGTTAATTGGAATAAagcggaagaagaaaatgaagaaatttatacAGCGCAACAAGCACAGATTAAGCAAGGTTGGTCTCTCTTAGCAACATTACACTGTGTACTATTACCCGATAAAATAGTTTCACAAGGTGGTGTTAGGACTTTTAAACGGCCTCAAGTTGAAATGATGGCTCGCAGATGGCAACATCAATGTCTTGAG attcgCGAAGCTGCTCAAGCTTTATTACTTGCTGAATTAGGAAGAATGGGTCcaaaaggaaggaaaacaCTTGTAGATAGCTGGTCACAATATCTACCAATGTATAGCACTCAAGAACCTATTGCACCACAAACGCAAAATCAAAGTCCACCGGCTCCAGGTAGTCCAATTCCACCATCTGAATCACATACGGAGGAGGAAGATGAAGAGGAGGAACTGGCAGAAg CAGAAATAAATGTAGCTAGGAAACCATCGAGCGTGGCGGAATTAAAACGAAAGCAAACGACAGCAGTTGTATTATTAGGGGTAATAGGTGCAGAATTTGGGCAAGACGTTACTACCACAAATCAGAAAAGAGATAACGAACAAAGACGAAAGAGTTCAATTGTAGAAGGTTTTGGAAtaggaaataataatcttGCCAGGCATACTAGTATGGCACTCACGCACTTGTTACACGCACCTCACTCTCCGAAATTACCTTTACATACGGCATTGCGTAGAGCCGCAATTGATCTCATTGGTAGAGGTTTCACTGTTTGGGAACCGTATCTTGACGTATCGAAA GTATTATTGGGATTACTAGAAATGTGTTGCGATGCTGATAAATTGGTACCAAATATGACATATGGCCTTCCGCTTACACCTCAAGCTGATACCTGTCGTACAGCAAGACATGCTTTAACTTTAATAGCTACTGCTCGACCTGCAGCATTTATTACTACGATGGCACGAGAAGTAGCTAGATACAATACACTGCAACAAAATGCGCAaacattaaatgtaaatatggGTGCAAGTGTTTTGGTTAGGGCAAAACCAGAAATACTTAGGATTGTTGAacaattaattgataaaatgcAGAGTGAAATGAGCGATCTCTTAGTTGAG gTCATGGATATTATCTTACATTGTTTGGATCCAGGTCATCTTAAGACTAAACCATTGAATGATGTGTTTCCAGCAGTATGTAGATTTAATCAA GTAAGTCATTGCCCGGCAACACGCAGAATAGCAGTAGGTAGTCGCAATGGTCAGCTCGCTTTATATGAATTACGAGGCAATGTTAAGTGTCAAACAGTACCTGCGCATGTTGCATCTGTAACTGCATTAGCGTTTTCACCTGAAGGCAAGTTTCTGGTTAGTTATTCTTGTacggaaaataaattatgcttTTGGCAG CAAACAAGTAGTGGTATGTTCGGCCTAGGGAACTCTCAAACACGTTGTGTGAAATCATATAGCACTGCACCCATTAACGATGTAGCACGATTAAACCCTATGCGACTAGCTCGATTGATATGGATAAATAATCGAACAGTTACACTAATGCTTGCTGATGGATCAGAAACGCGATTCAATGTTTAA